One stretch of Plasmodium yoelii strain 17X genome assembly, chromosome: 5 DNA includes these proteins:
- a CDS encoding CDGSH iron-sulfur domain-containing protein, putative: MSWGQWWPHDPVVKTDSVDPYLVKVEKNKVYWYCACGSSKTQPWCDGGHKGIGIKPLMYIPQSSGYRLLSGCRQSTHLPHYDFSDLWVRANKNIPKAALFTYVACFSFGIMTTWLFHP; encoded by the exons atgaGTTGGGGACAATGGTGGCCTCATGATCCAGTTGTAAAAACAGACTCAGTTGATCCTTATCTTGTTAAAGTCGAAAAAAATAAg GTTTATTGGTATTGCGCGTGCGGGTCGAGTAAAACTCAACCATGGTGTGATGGAGGACATAAAGGAATAG gAATTAAGCCTTTGATGTATATACCACAATCAAGCGGGTATAGACTTTTGAGTGGCTGCAGACAAAGTACACATTTGCCACATTATGATTTTTCCGATTTATGG gTTCGAGCAAATAAGAATATCCCGAAGGCTGCCCTATTTACATATGTTGCATGTTTTTCCTTTGGTATTATGACAACTTGGTTATTTCATccataa